One Gammaproteobacteria bacterium DNA segment encodes these proteins:
- a CDS encoding ParB family protein, whose translation MTDGDTGAGRDGTVAAVEEGATLLALDVREIRRYDRDPRQQPNPEYLRIKASIRAEGLDQPLVVTRRPGESDYMIHGGGNTRLRILLELYEETGEARFRDITCLYRPWTGETDVLLAHLRENDLRGPLNFLDKALAVDEAKRLIEGEAGTGVITQAELSAALKDRGYGLSQGLISQMQYAVERLLPLLPAALLSGLGRPQVERIRQLERAVRAIWLERAVDTEAVFDQTFGALCRRYDDPDWDIGHLRRALEAEIAEQAEVSIQAVSMMLETRLAGRHGEAGPAAQTETAAAPVAVVGRREPKPQPSVAVTAGSETEIAPLQLPLRRSQHDARSPIGHPAPDAGEEHDRDSRNHPR comes from the coding sequence ATGACCGACGGAGACACGGGCGCCGGCCGGGATGGCACGGTAGCGGCGGTGGAGGAGGGGGCCACCCTGCTGGCGCTCGATGTCCGTGAGATCCGGCGCTATGACCGGGATCCACGCCAGCAGCCCAACCCGGAGTATCTCCGCATCAAGGCCTCCATACGGGCCGAAGGCCTGGATCAGCCGCTGGTGGTGACCCGACGTCCCGGTGAATCCGACTACATGATCCATGGTGGCGGTAACACGCGACTGCGGATCCTGCTGGAGCTCTACGAGGAGACGGGCGAGGCACGCTTTCGCGACATCACCTGCCTCTATCGGCCATGGACCGGGGAGACCGACGTCCTGCTGGCCCACCTGCGTGAAAACGATCTGCGGGGCCCGCTCAACTTTCTGGACAAGGCCCTGGCCGTGGACGAGGCGAAGCGCTTGATCGAAGGGGAAGCGGGTACGGGTGTGATCACCCAGGCCGAGTTGTCTGCGGCACTCAAGGATCGGGGCTACGGGCTCAGCCAGGGGCTGATCTCCCAGATGCAATATGCCGTCGAGCGGCTGCTGCCGCTGTTGCCGGCGGCGCTGCTGTCCGGCCTGGGCCGGCCCCAGGTCGAACGGATCCGCCAGCTGGAGCGTGCGGTCCGCGCCATCTGGCTCGAGCGCGCGGTGGACACCGAGGCGGTGTTCGACCAGACCTTCGGTGCCCTGTGTCGGCGCTATGACGATCCGGACTGGGACATCGGCCACCTGCGCCGCGCCCTGGAGGCCGAGATCGCCGAGCAGGCGGAGGTGAGCATCCAGGCGGTGAGCATGATGCTGGAGACTCGGCTCGCCGGGCGCCACGGCGAGGCGGGGCCGGCAGCGCAAACCGAAACCGCGGCCGCTCCGGTTGCCGTCGTCGGCCGGCGCGAACCGAAACCGCAGCCGTCGGTTGCCGTTACGGCCGGCAGCGAAACCGAAATCGCGCCGCTCCAGTTGCCGTTACGTCGCAGCCAGCATGACGCGCGAAGCCCCATCGGACACCCCGCGCCGGACGCCGGCGAAGAACATGACCGTGACTCCCGCAACCACCCCCGCTGA
- a CDS encoding FlhC family transcriptional regulator, whose amino-acid sequence MALDPLAMAAPAGPVPTPTESRCRIEAEALKLIRCGARAGLVQQLTGLSQARIGRMYREVHHRHSPPGLAPYTDTWLMKSLMRRLHASIVWRYHHALVDHALAPAAHLIALNTLYHQAVREPLLDIARIHSIPVLVQSGIWQAQHCVECGVRSVGPAGEPHSLCPACLLYRRHRCPTCGRPWPGHLTGRMPSRCHDCGKATVQNGPARQRRAGPARRRP is encoded by the coding sequence ATGGCCCTGGATCCCCTGGCGATGGCAGCCCCGGCAGGGCCGGTGCCCACACCCACCGAAAGCCGCTGCCGGATCGAGGCCGAGGCGCTCAAGCTGATCCGCTGCGGCGCCCGCGCCGGCCTGGTGCAGCAACTGACCGGCCTGTCCCAGGCCCGGATTGGCCGGATGTATCGTGAGGTACATCATCGCCATTCGCCGCCCGGGCTCGCACCCTACACGGATACCTGGCTGATGAAGTCCCTGATGCGGCGACTGCACGCCAGCATCGTATGGCGCTATCACCACGCCCTGGTGGACCATGCCCTCGCCCCGGCCGCCCATCTCATCGCCCTCAATACCCTCTACCACCAGGCCGTGCGCGAGCCCCTGCTCGACATCGCGCGGATCCACAGCATCCCGGTGCTGGTTCAGAGCGGGATCTGGCAGGCCCAGCATTGTGTCGAGTGCGGCGTCCGCTCCGTGGGCCCGGCCGGTGAGCCCCACAGTCTGTGCCCCGCCTGCCTGCTCTATCGGCGCCATCGCTGCCCGACTTGCGGCAGGCCATGGCCCGGCCATCTCACCGGCCGAATGCCCTCCCGGTGCCATGACTGTGGCAAGGCCACCGTCCAAAACGGGCCGGCGAGACAGCGGCGCGCCGGGCCGGCGAGGAGACGGCCATGA